A DNA window from Ornithobacterium rhinotracheale DSM 15997 contains the following coding sequences:
- the alr gene encoding alanine racemase: MLYSRHAILEIDLAAIKSNVDYAKQKMNPETKLIAMVKANAYGLGAVEISKALNDQADYLAVAFAKEVADLRKAGIDKPIMVLNTDEIACEQVIDLNAEPSIFNFRILNLFTQKLIDKEIQQAYPIHLKLNTGMNRLGFGESDLHELIAQLADNPYVKVASVFSHFAVSDEPDGEEFTTEQYNRFDEYYERIAFNLGYRPLRHIANSAAIFRFPKFQLDMERLGIGMYGVAATEAERENLEIAVSLKSFISQIREIKAGETISYGRRFKAVNDMKIAVVSLGYADGVHRSFSQKGFVCIHGQKAPITGTICMDMFMVDVTHIDCKEGDEVVVFGENPSIYEVAEAAGTIPYEIITSVAPRVERVYLK; encoded by the coding sequence ATGCTTTATAGCAGACATGCCATTTTGGAGATAGACCTTGCAGCGATTAAAAGCAATGTGGACTATGCCAAGCAGAAAATGAACCCCGAAACAAAGCTAATTGCCATGGTGAAAGCCAATGCTTATGGGCTCGGGGCGGTGGAGATTTCTAAAGCACTAAACGACCAAGCAGATTACTTGGCAGTAGCCTTTGCCAAAGAAGTTGCCGACTTGCGCAAAGCGGGGATCGATAAGCCCATTATGGTGCTCAATACCGATGAAATCGCTTGCGAACAAGTGATTGATTTAAACGCAGAGCCGTCGATTTTTAACTTTAGAATCTTAAATCTTTTTACCCAGAAATTAATTGATAAAGAAATTCAGCAAGCCTATCCTATACATTTAAAGCTTAATACAGGAATGAATCGTTTGGGCTTTGGCGAAAGCGATTTGCATGAATTGATCGCGCAACTTGCCGACAATCCGTATGTTAAGGTAGCTTCTGTTTTTTCACATTTTGCGGTGAGCGATGAGCCCGACGGCGAAGAATTTACTACCGAGCAGTACAATCGCTTTGACGAATATTATGAGCGAATTGCCTTTAACTTAGGCTATCGCCCATTGCGCCATATTGCCAATTCTGCGGCGATTTTTCGCTTTCCCAAATTTCAGCTGGATATGGAGCGTCTGGGGATCGGAATGTATGGGGTGGCTGCCACAGAAGCAGAGCGCGAGAACCTCGAAATCGCAGTGAGTTTAAAATCGTTTATCTCTCAAATTCGCGAAATTAAAGCAGGCGAAACCATAAGCTATGGCAGAAGGTTTAAAGCAGTAAACGATATGAAAATTGCCGTAGTTTCGCTCGGATATGCCGATGGTGTACATCGTAGCTTTAGCCAGAAAGGTTTTGTGTGTATTCATGGGCAAAAGGCACCGATCACGGGAACGATTTGTATGGACATGTTTATGGTAGATGTTACCCATATTGATTGCAAAGAAGGCGATGAAGTCGTGGTTTTTGGCGAAAATCCTAGCATTTATGAAGTGGCAGAGGCGGCAGGAACGATTCCTTACGAAATCATCACCTCGGTTGCGCCACGCGTGGAACGCGTATATTTGAAGTAA
- a CDS encoding IS982 family transposase, with protein MSNLEASYNFILNKLIEISGTENFYFKPVKPKLSDIELISLIILAEFKSIDSEYQLFREIKGWAIESKIERSVYNRRKRKLFPFLEEIRCKMVKKFNDFENYFLVDSMPLEVCKLSRSSRSKICKENSFSMPNKGFCASQNLHFYGYKLHAICSIAGVFQSFDLSPASVHDIHYLKDIKLQISDCVLLGDRGYLSQTVQLDLFNEVKIQLETPKRKNQKDYKTQFYPFRKCRKRIETLFSQLCDQFMIRRNYAKSFEGFKTRILAKITSLTTIQYLNKFVFHSNINNLKINLIR; from the coding sequence ATGAGCAACCTAGAGGCAAGTTACAATTTTATTTTGAATAAACTAATAGAAATTTCAGGAACTGAAAATTTTTATTTTAAACCAGTGAAACCAAAATTATCTGATATAGAGCTGATAAGCTTAATTATTTTAGCAGAATTTAAATCTATCGATTCTGAGTACCAGCTTTTTAGAGAGATAAAAGGTTGGGCTATTGAATCTAAAATTGAAAGGAGTGTTTACAACAGAAGAAAACGAAAACTCTTCCCTTTTCTTGAAGAAATTAGGTGCAAAATGGTGAAAAAGTTCAATGATTTTGAAAACTATTTCTTGGTGGACAGCATGCCTTTAGAAGTGTGTAAATTATCCCGCTCTTCCAGAAGCAAAATCTGTAAAGAAAATAGCTTTTCAATGCCAAATAAAGGTTTTTGTGCTTCTCAAAATCTACACTTTTATGGTTACAAGCTACATGCGATCTGTTCTATTGCTGGTGTGTTCCAAAGTTTTGACTTATCTCCCGCCTCCGTTCACGACATTCATTATTTGAAAGACATAAAACTTCAAATTTCTGATTGCGTGTTACTTGGAGACAGGGGCTATCTTTCTCAAACGGTTCAGCTTGACTTGTTCAATGAGGTGAAAATCCAGTTAGAAACCCCTAAAAGAAAAAATCAAAAAGATTACAAAACTCAGTTCTATCCATTCAGAAAGTGTAGAAAACGTATAGAAACTTTATTCTCGCAGTTGTGTGACCAATTTATGATACGGCGTAATTATGCCAAATCTTTTGAAGGATTCAAAACAAGAATATTGGCAAAAATTACCTCCTTGACTACTATTCAATATCTCAATAAATTTGTCTTTCATAGTAACATTAACAATTTAAAAATTAACCTCATTCGATAA
- the mnmA gene encoding tRNA 2-thiouridine(34) synthase MnmA, which produces MQNSEIKVVIGLSGGVDSSVAAYLLKEQGYQVIGLFMRNWNDASVTLEDECPWVEDSADALLIAEKLGIPFQTIDLSETYKERIVDYMFREYEQGRTPNPDVLCNREIKFDIFLETALKLGADYVATGHYCQKSSEIIDGKEVYKLLAGADKNKDQSYFLCQLNQYQLSKAMFPIGHLEKPDVRRIAREQELVTADKKDSQGLCFIGKVRLPEFLQQQLKPKKGQIVEIPADYPGYHEEKPNFESKEEELKWLSRKFKYTMFDGILVGEHDGAHYFTIGQRRGIGVGGKKEPLFVIDTDVEQNTLFVGEGNNHPGLYKQALFVPKEDVHWIREDLALKPNETMQVEARIRYRQKLIKAELFCFESGIYVLFEKAPSAITPGQFVAWYREDELLGSGVIQ; this is translated from the coding sequence ATGCAAAATTCAGAAATAAAAGTAGTAATTGGGCTTTCGGGCGGAGTAGACAGCAGCGTGGCGGCGTATTTACTAAAAGAACAAGGCTACCAAGTGATTGGGCTTTTTATGCGCAATTGGAACGACGCATCGGTTACGCTCGAAGACGAATGCCCTTGGGTGGAAGATAGCGCAGATGCGCTGTTGATTGCGGAAAAATTGGGCATTCCGTTTCAAACCATAGATTTAAGCGAAACTTACAAAGAACGCATTGTAGATTATATGTTCCGCGAGTATGAGCAAGGGCGCACGCCCAATCCCGACGTGCTCTGCAACCGCGAAATCAAATTTGATATTTTCCTTGAAACTGCCTTAAAACTTGGTGCTGATTATGTGGCAACGGGACATTATTGTCAAAAATCTTCCGAAATCATAGACGGCAAAGAAGTTTATAAACTTTTGGCAGGTGCCGACAAAAACAAAGACCAGTCATATTTTCTGTGCCAGCTCAATCAATATCAATTATCAAAGGCGATGTTCCCTATCGGGCATTTAGAAAAACCCGACGTGCGCAGAATCGCACGCGAACAAGAACTTGTGACAGCGGATAAAAAGGATTCGCAAGGTTTGTGCTTTATCGGAAAAGTGCGATTGCCTGAGTTTTTGCAACAACAATTAAAACCCAAAAAAGGGCAAATTGTGGAAATCCCAGCCGATTACCCAGGCTATCACGAAGAAAAACCTAATTTCGAATCTAAAGAAGAGGAATTAAAGTGGCTTTCGCGAAAGTTTAAATACACGATGTTCGACGGGATTTTGGTTGGCGAGCACGACGGAGCACACTATTTCACCATTGGGCAGCGCAGAGGAATTGGCGTGGGTGGCAAAAAAGAACCACTTTTTGTCATAGATACCGATGTGGAACAAAACACATTGTTTGTGGGCGAAGGGAATAATCATCCTGGGCTTTACAAGCAAGCCTTGTTTGTACCAAAAGAAGATGTACACTGGATTCGTGAAGATTTAGCCTTAAAACCAAACGAAACCATGCAAGTTGAAGCAAGGATTCGTTATCGCCAAAAATTAATCAAAGCCGAATTATTCTGTTTTGAAAGTGGCATTTATGTATTATTTGAAAAAGCGCCATCTGCCATCACACCAGGGCAATTTGTGGCATGGTATCGTGAGGATGAACTTTTGGGCTCAGGTGTAATTCAATAA
- a CDS encoding endonuclease yields MKTMKYRNFLLLFLVSICTWAQVPDYYKSLDLTKTGEAFKKELSQLITQTHKRTLNYSEVNGVLKVSDRDPQNPNNVLLIYGSENNNGKHARNRNKNNTGGGKDQWNKEHVYARALGNPNLGSEGPGADAHHLRPADPPLNSDRGSLPFDDGRGAKAYKTNRGGWFPGDEWKGDVARMMMYMAVRYGERCNPKRVGMAPYTFSKDFPDIFLKWNIEDPVSDFEKQRNEAIAKVQGNRNPFIDNPNLATRIWGGPAAQDNWGNGIQTPVSPAPNQPEDTNDRGIQNLRASNVNPTNLTLTWDLPENYRSVAYYDVFANDTFKQKAFTNTALITKLQPETSYTFKVVAKKSNGETTGESQTFDFTTPAGFPDITNSTKTNKDLVFYPNPVTDSKLNVDGKNLQNIKWIKIYDLQGRLQKNIVNPFIHERGGGYTIDISNLTKGIYILKTPSHQEKILVL; encoded by the coding sequence ATGAAGACAATGAAATATAGAAACTTTTTACTTTTATTCTTAGTAAGCATCTGCACTTGGGCGCAAGTGCCAGATTATTATAAAAGTTTAGATTTAACCAAAACAGGCGAAGCTTTTAAAAAAGAGCTAAGCCAACTAATTACCCAAACACATAAACGAACATTAAATTATAGCGAAGTAAACGGGGTGCTAAAAGTGAGCGATCGCGATCCTCAAAATCCGAATAATGTTTTGCTAATTTATGGAAGCGAAAACAACAACGGAAAACATGCTAGAAACAGAAATAAAAACAATACTGGTGGAGGAAAAGATCAGTGGAACAAAGAGCATGTTTATGCAAGAGCCTTGGGTAATCCTAATTTAGGGAGTGAAGGACCAGGCGCAGATGCTCATCATTTACGACCTGCCGACCCGCCACTCAATAGCGACCGTGGCAGTTTACCATTTGACGACGGTCGTGGAGCCAAAGCCTACAAAACCAATCGTGGCGGCTGGTTCCCTGGCGACGAATGGAAAGGCGATGTGGCGCGTATGATGATGTATATGGCAGTGCGTTACGGCGAGCGATGCAATCCAAAACGCGTGGGAATGGCTCCTTATACCTTTTCAAAAGATTTCCCAGACATTTTCCTAAAATGGAATATTGAAGATCCCGTTTCTGATTTTGAAAAACAACGAAACGAAGCTATCGCAAAGGTGCAAGGGAATAGAAATCCATTTATCGATAATCCAAATTTGGCTACACGCATTTGGGGAGGTCCTGCGGCTCAAGACAATTGGGGGAATGGCATACAAACGCCTGTTTCTCCCGCTCCAAACCAGCCAGAAGACACAAATGACAGAGGTATTCAAAATTTGCGTGCAAGTAATGTAAACCCTACCAATCTTACATTGACTTGGGATTTACCAGAAAACTACCGAAGTGTGGCTTATTATGATGTATTTGCAAACGATACTTTTAAACAAAAGGCTTTTACCAACACAGCTTTAATTACCAAACTTCAGCCAGAAACTTCATACACTTTCAAAGTTGTAGCCAAAAAATCTAATGGCGAAACTACGGGAGAAAGCCAAACATTTGATTTCACCACACCCGCGGGATTCCCAGACATTACAAACTCGACAAAAACCAACAAAGATCTCGTGTTCTACCCGAACCCTGTAACCGATAGCAAATTGAATGTTGATGGTAAAAACTTGCAAAATATAAAATGGATAAAAATCTATGATTTGCAAGGAAGATTACAGAAAAATATCGTCAATCCATTTATACACGAAAGAGGAGGAGGATATACGATAGATATTTCAAACTTGACAAAAGGTATTTATATACTTAAAACACCTTCTCATCAAGAAAAAATATTAGTCCTTTAA
- a CDS encoding DUF2853 family protein, with translation MSKFDEKVTEMLGVMKEKNIACNQALFTKVVKGLGPSIYNADSAFVSTSDKSEVERVKQNFLIKKLGLSEADDLDGAIKEVAEKMGKSNPRKYRAIFYYLLAEHFGKLSVYE, from the coding sequence ATGAGCAAATTTGATGAAAAAGTAACTGAAATGTTGGGCGTGATGAAAGAGAAAAACATTGCGTGCAATCAAGCATTATTCACCAAGGTGGTGAAGGGGCTAGGTCCATCTATTTACAATGCAGATTCTGCCTTTGTTTCCACTTCAGATAAAAGCGAAGTGGAGCGAGTGAAACAGAATTTCTTAATTAAAAAATTAGGACTCTCTGAGGCAGATGATTTAGATGGGGCAATCAAAGAAGTGGCAGAGAAAATGGGGAAATCTAATCCGAGAAAGTACCGTGCGATTTTCTATTATCTTTTAGCCGAACACTTTGGTAAATTGAGCGTGTACGAATAG
- the sucC gene encoding ADP-forming succinate--CoA ligase subunit beta yields MNLHEYQGKELLGRYGVKTQRGIVASTPEEAVKMAERLTDSTGTQWYVIKAQVHAGGRGKAGGVKLAKSLEDVKEISSKILGMRIVTPQTSAEGKLVNQVLIAEDVYYPGENPTAEYYMSVLLNRATGKNMIMYSPEGGMDIEEVAEKMPDKIFKEIIDPAVGLRPFQANRIAFNLGLEGDAFKDMVKFVYALYEAYIQSDASMFEINPVLKTSDNQILAVDCKVSIDNNALFRHKDIAEMRDIREEDPTEVEAGEAGLNFVKLDGNVGCMVNGAGLAMATMDIIKLSGGNPANFLDVGGTADAERVEKAFRIILKDENVRAILVNIFGGIVRCDRVAQGIIEAYKNLGDTITVPIIVRLQGTNAEEAKKMIDESGLKVYSAITLQEVADKVREVID; encoded by the coding sequence ATGAATCTTCACGAATATCAAGGCAAAGAACTTTTAGGTAGATACGGAGTGAAAACCCAAAGAGGGATTGTAGCGTCTACTCCAGAAGAAGCAGTGAAAATGGCAGAACGCCTTACTGATTCTACAGGAACTCAGTGGTATGTAATCAAAGCACAAGTACACGCTGGAGGACGCGGAAAGGCAGGCGGTGTAAAATTGGCTAAATCCCTAGAAGATGTAAAAGAAATTTCTTCTAAAATTTTGGGAATGCGCATCGTAACGCCCCAAACATCTGCCGAAGGTAAATTGGTAAACCAAGTATTAATTGCCGAAGATGTTTATTACCCAGGCGAAAACCCTACTGCAGAATACTACATGTCTGTATTGCTTAACCGCGCAACAGGAAAAAATATGATTATGTACTCTCCAGAAGGAGGTATGGACATCGAAGAAGTTGCCGAAAAAATGCCTGATAAAATCTTTAAAGAAATCATCGACCCAGCAGTGGGATTGCGCCCATTCCAAGCCAATCGTATTGCCTTTAATTTAGGACTAGAGGGAGATGCTTTCAAAGATATGGTGAAATTTGTTTACGCGCTGTACGAGGCTTACATTCAATCTGATGCCTCCATGTTTGAGATTAATCCAGTTTTAAAAACTTCAGACAATCAAATTTTGGCAGTAGATTGCAAAGTTTCTATCGACAACAATGCACTTTTCAGACACAAAGACATCGCAGAAATGCGCGACATTCGTGAGGAAGATCCTACCGAAGTAGAAGCTGGAGAAGCTGGCTTAAACTTCGTGAAACTCGACGGAAATGTGGGCTGTATGGTAAACGGAGCTGGACTTGCCATGGCAACGATGGATATTATTAAACTTTCTGGCGGAAACCCTGCCAACTTCCTTGATGTGGGTGGTACTGCCGATGCCGAGCGTGTAGAAAAAGCATTCCGCATTATTTTAAAAGATGAGAATGTTCGTGCAATTTTGGTAAATATTTTCGGTGGAATCGTGAGATGTGATCGCGTAGCGCAAGGTATCATCGAAGCTTATAAAAATCTAGGAGACACCATCACTGTGCCAATCATCGTAAGATTGCAAGGAACCAATGCCGAGGAAGCTAAGAAAATGATTGATGAAAGCGGATTAAAAGTTTATTCTGCCATCACATTGCAAGAGGTAGCCGACAAGGTGAGAGAAGTTATTGATTAA
- the nagB gene encoding glucosamine-6-phosphate deaminase, with amino-acid sequence MKNILEENPSLKKNKVLLKQAKDALELSQFTREERIPVEIFNTALEGSKVAAREIADLIKEKQAAGQKCVLGLATGSSPIATYDELIRMHKEEGLSFKNVITFNLDEYYPMQADAPQSYHRFMHEHLFDHVDIDPANIHIPDGSVPVEKLAESCQAYERAIDEAGGIDLQLLGIGRTGHIGFNEPGSHMNTFTRLVSLDELTIRDAAKDFGGINNVPKGAITMGVGSIFKARKIILLAWGDKKASIVKKAVEGKVVDEVPASYLQRHENTKYIVDFDAAGDLTRVKTPWKVGTCNWTPSLVKRAVVQLCIATEKPILKLTNKDYTDHNLNELIVTYGSAYNVNLQVFNDLQNTITGWPGGKPNADETKRPERKDPAQKRVIVFSPHPDDDVISMGGTLRRLVEQGHDVHVAYQVSGNIAVADYELLRPMLLMKNYLEENGDTSSQTYKNLTQYLSELDDAENFKAITPQILNLKGLLREEEAKSACRHVGVKEENAHFLRLPFYETGKVKKNDLSQKDVDIVKEFLRSIKPHQIFAAGDLMDPHGTHKVCLEAIFLALDEIKEDGDEWLKDCWVWMYRGAWQEWPINEIEMAVPMSPSELRQKRNAILRHQSQMEAAPFMGTDSRLFWQRAEDRNRETADLYNKLGLAEYEAMEGFVRYIP; translated from the coding sequence ATGAAAAACATATTAGAAGAAAATCCATCACTTAAGAAAAACAAAGTACTTTTAAAACAAGCAAAAGACGCTTTAGAACTTTCTCAATTCACAAGAGAAGAAAGAATTCCAGTAGAAATTTTCAACACCGCTCTCGAAGGCTCAAAAGTGGCAGCTAGAGAAATCGCCGATTTAATTAAAGAAAAACAAGCCGCTGGCCAAAAATGCGTACTTGGTTTAGCAACTGGCAGTAGCCCTATTGCAACTTATGACGAGCTCATCAGAATGCACAAAGAAGAAGGACTTAGCTTCAAAAATGTGATTACTTTCAACCTTGATGAGTATTACCCAATGCAGGCTGATGCGCCTCAATCTTATCATCGTTTCATGCATGAGCATTTGTTTGACCATGTAGACATCGACCCAGCTAACATTCATATTCCAGACGGAAGCGTTCCTGTGGAAAAATTAGCAGAAAGCTGCCAAGCATACGAAAGAGCTATCGACGAAGCTGGCGGAATCGATTTACAACTTTTAGGCATTGGTAGAACTGGGCACATCGGATTCAACGAGCCAGGTTCTCACATGAATACATTCACTCGTTTAGTTTCACTTGATGAGCTAACTATCAGAGATGCAGCCAAAGATTTTGGAGGAATCAACAATGTTCCTAAAGGAGCTATCACTATGGGAGTTGGTTCTATCTTTAAAGCTAGAAAAATCATTCTTTTAGCTTGGGGAGATAAAAAAGCAAGCATCGTGAAAAAAGCTGTGGAAGGTAAAGTGGTAGACGAAGTTCCTGCTAGCTACCTGCAAAGACACGAAAATACTAAATATATCGTAGATTTTGATGCAGCAGGAGACCTTACAAGAGTAAAAACTCCTTGGAAAGTGGGTACTTGCAACTGGACTCCAAGCTTGGTAAAACGCGCCGTAGTTCAATTATGCATCGCTACTGAAAAACCAATTTTAAAGCTTACTAATAAAGATTATACAGACCATAACTTAAACGAACTTATCGTAACTTATGGTTCTGCATACAATGTAAACCTTCAAGTATTTAACGACTTACAAAACACCATCACTGGTTGGCCAGGTGGAAAGCCAAACGCTGACGAGACTAAACGCCCTGAGCGTAAAGACCCTGCGCAAAAACGCGTGATCGTATTTAGCCCACACCCAGATGATGACGTGATTTCTATGGGAGGAACTTTGAGAAGATTGGTAGAGCAAGGGCACGATGTGCATGTAGCTTACCAAGTTTCTGGAAACATTGCCGTGGCTGATTATGAATTGCTCCGTCCAATGCTGTTGATGAAAAACTACCTAGAAGAAAACGGAGACACTTCATCTCAAACTTACAAAAACTTAACTCAATATTTGAGCGAGCTAGATGACGCTGAAAACTTCAAAGCCATCACACCTCAAATCTTAAATTTAAAAGGATTATTAAGAGAAGAAGAAGCTAAATCTGCTTGCCGCCATGTCGGTGTGAAAGAAGAGAATGCTCATTTCTTACGCCTACCTTTCTACGAAACTGGAAAAGTGAAAAAGAACGACCTTAGCCAAAAAGATGTGGACATCGTAAAAGAATTTTTACGCTCAATCAAGCCACACCAAATCTTTGCTGCGGGCGACTTAATGGATCCTCACGGAACACACAAAGTATGTCTAGAAGCTATTTTCTTAGCCCTTGATGAAATCAAAGAAGACGGCGACGAATGGCTAAAAGACTGCTGGGTATGGATGTACCGTGGCGCATGGCAAGAATGGCCAATCAACGAGATTGAAATGGCTGTACCAATGTCTCCAAGCGAATTAAGACAAAAACGAAATGCCATTTTGAGACACCAATCTCAAATGGAAGCAGCTCCATTTATGGGGACAGACTCTCGTCTATTCTGGCAACGTGCCGAAGATAGAAACCGTGAAACTGCAGATCTTTACAATAAATTGGGCTTAGCAGAATACGAAGCAATGGAAGGTTTTGTAAGATACATTCCATAA
- the gyrB gene encoding DNA topoisomerase (ATP-hydrolyzing) subunit B — protein MNENQKQYTADSIQSLEGMEHVRLRPSMYIGDVGKRGLHHLVYEVVDNSIDEALAGYCSMIDVIIHEGESITVKDNGRGIPVDFHKKEGKSALEVVMTKIGAGGKFDKDSYKVSGGLHGVGVSCVNALSNKLTATVYRNGKIYQQEYARGKALGDVQEIGETDRTGTTVTFSPDDSIFNHTEYSFETLAARLRELSFLNKGISITLTDERVKDENGNYLSEVFHSEGGLKEFVEFIDENREPLMQKVIFMEGEIDDIPVEVAMRYNTSFNENLHSYVNNINTHEGGTHLTGFRRALTRTLKKYADEKMSAKEKDKISITGDDFREGLTAVVSVKVMEPQFEGQTKTKLGNSEVSGAVDKIVSEMLTNYLEENPSEAQIIVDKVVLAAKARQAAKKAREMVQRKSPMGGSGLPGKLADCSSKDPYESEIFLVEGDSAGGTAKQGRDRHFQAILPLRGKILNVEKAMQHKVFENEEIKNIFTALGVTIGTEEDAKALNTEKLRYHKIVIMTDADVDGSHIATLILTFFFRYMKELIENGNIYIATPPLYLLKKGKQEIYAWGDKEREEIQRQMSPDGTGRGISVQRYKGLGEMNAEQLWDTTMNPENRKLRQVNIENASEADRIFSMLMGDDVPPRREFIEKNAVYANIDA, from the coding sequence ATGAACGAAAATCAAAAACAATATACCGCCGATAGTATTCAGTCGCTAGAAGGTATGGAGCATGTGCGTTTACGCCCCTCTATGTACATTGGAGATGTGGGAAAACGCGGATTGCACCACTTGGTGTATGAGGTGGTAGACAACTCTATAGATGAAGCACTGGCTGGCTATTGTAGTATGATTGATGTGATTATTCACGAAGGCGAATCCATCACCGTAAAAGATAACGGGCGTGGTATCCCAGTAGATTTTCACAAAAAAGAAGGTAAATCTGCCCTAGAGGTTGTAATGACCAAAATCGGTGCAGGTGGAAAATTCGATAAAGATTCATATAAAGTTTCTGGTGGATTGCACGGTGTGGGTGTTTCGTGTGTAAACGCGCTTTCTAATAAACTTACAGCCACCGTATACAGAAACGGAAAAATATACCAACAAGAATATGCACGAGGCAAAGCCTTGGGCGATGTGCAAGAAATCGGAGAAACCGACAGAACAGGAACTACCGTTACTTTCTCTCCAGATGACTCCATCTTCAACCACACAGAATATAGTTTTGAAACGCTTGCTGCCCGTCTAAGAGAGCTTTCTTTCTTAAACAAGGGAATCAGCATTACGCTTACCGATGAGCGTGTAAAAGATGAAAATGGAAATTATCTTTCAGAAGTATTCCATTCAGAAGGTGGGCTAAAGGAATTTGTGGAGTTCATTGATGAAAACCGCGAACCTTTGATGCAGAAAGTAATCTTCATGGAAGGCGAAATCGATGATATCCCTGTAGAAGTGGCGATGCGCTACAACACTTCGTTCAACGAAAATTTACATTCTTATGTAAACAACATCAACACCCACGAAGGAGGTACACACCTTACAGGATTCCGTCGTGCATTGACTCGTACGCTTAAAAAATATGCCGACGAGAAAATGTCTGCCAAAGAAAAAGATAAAATCTCGATTACAGGAGACGACTTTAGAGAAGGGCTCACTGCCGTGGTTTCTGTAAAAGTAATGGAGCCTCAATTTGAGGGGCAAACTAAGACTAAATTAGGAAACTCTGAAGTAAGCGGTGCGGTGGATAAAATCGTGAGCGAAATGCTTACCAATTATCTAGAAGAAAACCCATCTGAGGCACAAATCATCGTGGACAAAGTCGTATTAGCAGCCAAAGCGCGCCAAGCGGCTAAAAAAGCAAGAGAAATGGTGCAACGCAAGAGCCCAATGGGCGGTAGCGGCTTGCCAGGAAAACTTGCCGATTGTTCTTCTAAAGATCCTTACGAATCAGAAATATTCCTTGTGGAGGGGGACTCTGCGGGCGGAACGGCTAAACAAGGGCGTGATCGCCATTTCCAAGCGATTTTGCCATTGAGAGGTAAAATCCTGAATGTGGAAAAAGCCATGCAACACAAAGTGTTTGAGAACGAAGAAATCAAAAATATTTTTACTGCTCTAGGCGTTACCATAGGCACCGAAGAAGATGCCAAGGCACTAAATACCGAGAAATTGCGTTATCACAAAATTGTGATTATGACCGATGCCGATGTCGATGGTAGCCACATTGCCACTTTGATTCTTACTTTCTTCTTCCGCTATATGAAGGAGCTTATCGAGAACGGAAACATCTATATCGCTACGCCACCACTTTATTTATTAAAGAAAGGAAAACAAGAAATTTACGCTTGGGGCGACAAGGAACGCGAAGAAATTCAACGCCAAATGTCTCCAGATGGAACAGGTCGAGGTATCAGCGTTCAGCGATACAAAGGTTTGGGTGAGATGAATGCCGAACAACTTTGGGACACTACCATGAATCCAGAGAACAGAAAGCTTCGTCAAGTAAACATCGAAAACGCGTCTGAAGCAGACAGAATCTTCTCTATGCTTATGGGCGACGATGTACCACCACGCCGTGAATTTATCGAGAAAAATGCAGTTTACGCAAATATTGATGCGTAA